The Cololabis saira isolate AMF1-May2022 chromosome 20, fColSai1.1, whole genome shotgun sequence genome includes a window with the following:
- the LOC133420886 gene encoding interferon-induced very large GTPase 1-like: protein MCPSCEPVPPTGIKVSNVTRESLSLQWDPPAGEVESCIVTCCSGGETVEEKTTNTNSVTFSSLKPGVSYSLHVSAQLRNGTTSTPASITAQTEIDLQSLLKDLGLTPYYREKLTLSNILEIDKKTITDVAVKSKSDLPWYFLKKLMMVNMTARNMKCASVCELNCDDSSGKLNLRDLLDSPNTGDTLNPLDIITALFLCSDAFVQQEMALKMSMCQFSVPLLLPSCDTEQCTLMLWAMRDIVKKYRLPTLSQSKGFIEERIVDSQVPMISCVRLGICTLSKSEILNKLLSNSQQYHDTFVHQNMEGCDSPKRISNGLTEITWYLPGGNKDIDLFNKPVAVANLHGDIASFETQYSFLCQTSAAVFVFFDHLGSECKILANQNQKAQIFLVGNSESKNFSLETLENVATALDLTKNNIIIKTKQKNDADFIKCLRKKVSDVVEKPQMKIPIANMADIAHELGILVDEDSPECQAGKENADAITEKIHDLLQYKEQQLPLQGQIWKDLTHLEKEQYRLQKVGSLNIETYKSDLEQQMEELRKKQNSYALSPAMTCFIKAISRPGIERCYFLKWMRMNLDNVSRLKLSALRELYKEKCKDSANKEEVKEIVRQLSNSSLGTEHFFREMGLIYEASLSLPETDPSRQQFQHLRKLCAQLLLDGFPLELVDGDASNIPLIWVSDVLTQLNHLVSPKNKIRVVTVLGVQSTGKSTLLNTMFGVQFAVSSGRCTRGAFMLLIRLNEDIKRELGCDFMVIIDTEGLKSPELGQLDNSYEHDNELATFVVGLSDITIINIAMENSTEMNDILQILVHAFLRMKEVGKKPICQFVHQNVSDVSAHEKNLRDRKLLLEELNEMTQAAAKMEKGEENKSFTDVMEYSPDTGNCYVPGLWNGNPPMAPVNVGYSETLYELKKNIIQQLGECVSSAHDVLEFKEWMTSLWNAVKHENFIFSFRKSLGADAYMKLCTEFNRWEWEFKKAIYSWISHGKTKISNFGTVAAKSQISDMEEFLTQLKHEATTELSKWEKKLLDNLQEHFKQRDGHVYLVEGYKEEFKNSAKNIRRELENSVVIQLTAAADIKWGMKEVDKIKENHTKEIEKAVSGLIADCRAKDVQMTEAELNKEFDKMWRKTLSEMSFSGLKPTDVFTDVSHYLRENVKKKGSHACELLSIKPLKKCGLEPFIYKPERSLKDITHTFRRLFNLQDLVKAKQNVADNIKAACQDSVTEKKERKTNYRNTYIQEILRIIDEMLNNADVDTDMEFEVPLKQHICADAARNFQRMHEDFIQANDPKFLLDKNKIKFCADFKDVFHKRDQCQKKAEEFTEQCLKPAVEDFVYRSLGTNITEEMMRSKAFSTRTSFQGSVLLDLLSKEDFNSYLSCISNYEDYVKTWILEQIKEHFSGVSKTSGYEEEHIKYSIKNIKDAMEKAKSEKSADLKTFVERICKELSDKLVISQDALGAFMILNNADQEQFADWLTASVEKMEETLKRKFKDTSFERKLEHIPVNPQTELFRVVGCGKQCPFCKVPCEAGGGEHKDHHASLHRPRGLVRRKWQSSEKLSTDICTSLVISDNSFRGSATKNEWHPYKSYREIFPDWHIPPDQSLEASDFWKYVMNKYNKKFAEAYKAKPADIPETWGNITKEQAETSLKKSFNVS, encoded by the coding sequence AGATCGACCTGCAGAGCCTGTTGAAGGATCTGGGATTGACTCCGTACTACAGAGAGAAACTAACACTCAGCAATATCCTGGAGATTGATAAGAAGACCATCACTGATGTTGCTGTCAAGAGTAAATCAGATCTCCCATGGTATTTTCTAAAGAAACTGATGATGGTTAATATGACAGCTAGAAATATGAAATGTGCATCAGTTTGTGAGTTGAACTGTGATGATTCATCAGGGAAGTTAAATTTGCGTGATCTACTTGACAGTCCAAACACAGGTGACACACTAAACCCTCTCGACATAATCACTGCTCTCTTTCTGTGTTCAGATGCTTTTGTACAACAAGAAATGGCACTAAAAATGTCGATGTGTCAGTTCTCTGTGCCTCTGCTGCTTCCCAGCTGTGATACAGAACAGTGTACGCTCATGCTGTGGGCCATGAGAGACATTGTCAAGAAGTACAGACTTCCAACTCTTTCACAATCCAAGGGTTTCATTGAAGAGAGAATAGTTGATTCTCAAGTTCCAATGATATCTTGTGTGAGACTGGGTATCTGCACCTTGTCAAAGTCAGAGATCCTCAATAAGCTTCTCAGCAATTCTCAGCAGTACCACGACACCTTTGTTCACCAAAACATGGAGGGTTGTGACAGTCCAAAAAGAATATCCAACGGACTGACAGAAATCACCTGGTATCTTCCTGGTGGGAACAAAGACATCGATCTTTTCAATAAACCAGTGGCTGTTGCTAATCTTCACGGGGACATTGCTTCATTTGAAACACAATACTCCTTTCTGTGTCAGACATCTGCAGCAGTCTTCGTGTTCTTTGACCATTTGGGCTCTGAGTGCAAAATTCTTGCTAACCAGAACCAGAAAGCTCAGATCTTCTTGGTGGGAAACAGTGAGAGCAAGAACTTCAGCTTAGAAACACTAGAAAACGTAGCAACTGCATTGGATTTGactaaaaacaacattattattaagacaaaacagaaaaatgatGCAGATTTTATCAaatgtttgaggaaaaaagtgagTGATGTAGTTGAGAAACCACAGATGAAGATACCAATAGCAAATATGGCTGACATTGCTCATGAACTGGGAATCCTGGTTGATGAAGACTCTCCAGAGTGTCAGGCTGGAAAGGAAAACGCAGATGCCATCACTGAAAAAATTCATGATCTCCTTCAGTATAAAGAACAACAACTTCCTTTGCAAGGACAAATATGGAAGGATCTGACTCACTTAGAAAAAGAGCAATATCGCCTTCAAAAAGTTGGATCTTTGAACATAGAAACGTACAAAAGCGACCTTGAGCAGCAGATGGAGGAACTGCGGAAAAAGCAGAACTCTTATGCATTGTCCCCAGCAATGACATGCTTCATCAAGGCAATATCCAGACCAGGAATAGAAAGATGTTATTTCCTGAAATGGATGCGAATGAACCTTGATAACGTCTCTCGTTTAAAACTTTCTGCACTAAGAGAGCTGTACAAAGAAAAGTGCAAAGATTCTGCAAACAAAGAGGAGGTGAAAGAAATTGTCAGACAACTTTCCAACAGCTCTCTGGGGACTGAACATTTCTTCCGTGAAATGGGTCTGATCTATGAAGCTTCCCTCTCACTTCCAGAAACAGACCCATCACGTCAACAATTTCAACATCTGCGCAAACTCTGTGCACAGTTGCTGCTTGATGGATTTCCTCTTGAACTTGTTGATGGAGATGCATCCAACATACCTCTGATATGGGTGAGTGACGTTCTCACTCAGCTGAATCACTTGGTGTCTCCAAAGAACAAAATACGGGTAGTTACAGTTCTTGGAGTTCAGAGCACTGGAAAGTCCACTCTCCTGAACACCATGTTTGGAGTGCAGTTTGCAGTCAGCAGTGGTCGATGTACTCGCGGTGCCTTCATGCTGCTCATCAGACTCAATGAAGACATCAAAAGAGAACTTGGCTGTGACTTCATGGTGATCATTGACACCGAGGGCTTAAAGTCACCAGAACTGGGTCAGCTGGACAACAGCTATGAGCATGACAATGAGCTTGCAACGTTTGTGGTGGGACTGAGTGATATCACCATTATCAATATTGCAATGGAGAATTCAACTGAAATGAATGACATTCTGCAAATATTGGTTCATGCTTTCCTCCGGATGAAggaggtgggaaaaaaaccaaTATGTCAGTTTGTTCATCAAAACGTTTCTGATGTTTCTGCTCATGAGAAGAACCTACGAGACAGGAAACTGCTCCTGGAGGAGTTAAATGAGATGACCCAAGCAGCAGCCAAAATGGAAAAGGGAGAGGAGAACAAAAGCTTCACTGATGTGATGGAGTACAGTCCAGACACGGGGAACTGCTACGTTCCTGGACTCTGGAATGGAAACCCACCAATGGCACCAGTCAATGTGGGATACAGCGAGACTTTATACGAGCTCAAGAAGAACATCATCCAACAGCTGGGAGAGTGTGTATCATCTGCTCATGATGTACTGGAGTTTAAAGAGTGGATGACCAGTCTGTGGAATGCTGTGAAGCACGAAAACTTCATCTTCAGCTTCAGAAAAAGCCTTGGAGCTGACGCATACATGAAGCTCTGCACAGAGTTCAACAGATGGGAGTGGGAATTCAAGAAAGCAATCTACAGCTGGATTAGCCACGGAAAAACAAAGATTTCCAACTTTGGTACAGTTGCTGCAAAGTCTCAAATATCTGATATGGAAGAATTCCTTACTcagttaaaacatgaagcaaccACAGAGCTGTCTAAATGGGAGAAGAAGCTCCTTGACAATCTTCAGGAACACTTCAAGCAGAGAGATGGACATGTCTATCTGGTTGAAGGATACAAAGAGGAATTTAAGAACAGTGCAAAAAACATTCGTCGAGAATTGGAAAATTCTGTCGTAATTCAGCTCACAGCAGCAGCTGATATCAAATGGGGAATGAAAGAAGTTGACAAAATAAAGGAGAACCAcacaaaagaaatagaaaaagcAGTGAGTGGATTAATTGCTGACTGTCGCGCAAAAGATGTGCAAATGACAGAGGCAGAGTTAAACAAAGAGTTTGATAAGATGTGGAGAAAAACACTGAGTGAGATGTCTTTCTCTGGACTAAAACCCACAGATGTCTTCACAGATGTGAGCCACTATCTGAGagaaaatgttaaaaagaaaGGGAGTCATGCTTGTGAACTGCTGAGTATAAAACCTCTCAAAAAGTGTGGGTTGGAGCCTTTCATATACAAACCTGAAAGATCATTAAAAGACATAACACACACATTCAGGCGTTTGTTTAATCTTCAAGATCTTGTAAAAGCCAAACAAAACGTGGCTGACAACATCAAAGCTGCTTGCCAAGACTctgtaacagaaaaaaaggaaagaaaaaccaacTACCGCAATACTTACATCCAGGAGATCCTTCGCATCATTGATGAAATGCTGAACAATGCTGATGTTGACACAGACATGGAGTTTGAAGTTCCTCTAAAGCAGCACATCTGTGCAGATGCAGCCAGAAACTTTCAGAGAATGCATGAAGACTTCATACAAGCAAATGACCCCAAGTTCCTTCTggataaaaacaagataaagttCTGTGCTGATTTCAAAGATGTTTTCCACAAACGAGACCAGTGCCAGAAGAAGGCTGAAgagttcacagaacaatgtctGAAACCTGCTGTTGAAGACTTTGTCTACCGTTCTCTGGGTACCAATATCACCGAAGAAATGATGAGAAGTAAAGCGTTCAGCACACGAACCTCCTTCCAGGGTTCAGTTCTGCTGGATTTGCTGTCAAAGGAAGACTTCAACAGCTATCTGAGCTGCATTAGCAATTATGAGGATTATGTAAAGACATGGATACTTGAACAAATAAAGGAGCACTTCTCAGGTGTGTCTAAAACATCTGGGTATGAGGAAGAACATATCAAATATAGTATCAAAAATATAAAGGACGCCATGGAAAAGGCCAAATCAGAGAAGAGTGCTGACCTGAAGACATTTGTTGAACGCATCTGCAAAGAACTCAGTGATAAATTGGTCATTTCCCAGGATGCTCTTGGTGCCTTCATGATCCTGAACAACGCTGACCAGGAGCAGTTTGCGGATTGGTTAACTGCGTCTGTGGAGAAGATGGAAGAAACTCTTAAGAGGAAGTTTAAAGACACAAGCTTTGAGAGAAAACTAGAACACATCCCTGTGAATCCTCAGACTGAGCTTTTCAGAGTGGTTGGTTGTGGGAAACAGTGTCCGTTCTGTAAAGTTCCCTGTGAAGCAGGAGGAGGCGAACATAAAGATCACCATGCTTCCCTGCATCGACCAAGAGGTCTGGTTAGACGCAAATGGCAAAGTTCAGAAAAACTTTCAACTGACATTTGCACATCTCTTGTGATCAGTGACAACAGCTTTCGCGGCAGCGCCACCAAAAATGAATGGCATCCTTACAAGTCTTACAGGGAAATCTTCCCAGACTGGCACATTCCTCCTGATCAGAGTCTTGAGGCATCAGACTTCTGGAAATATGTGATGAACAAGTACAACAAGAAGTTTGCTGAAGCATATAAGGCAAAGCCAGCTGACATCCCTGAAACTTGGGGGAACATTACAAAAGAACAGGCAGAAACAAGCCTAAAAAAATCATTTAACGTCAGCTGA